The DNA sequence GGGTACGGCATTGACGAGGGTCAGTGCCTCGTCGAAATCACGCACGGTGGACACCAGGGCGACGGGGCCAAAGCTCTCCTCGCGAAATATGCGGGTCTCCGGCGCGACGTTGCGCAGCAGCGTCGGAGCGTACCAGGCACCGTGATCCAACCCGCGTGGAACGATGCCACCGCAGACGACTCCGGCGCCGCCCTCGAGGGCCCGCGTGACGACGTCCGCAATTGCGTCACGCGCCTCGGCGGAAACCAGCGGCCCGACTTCGGTCGAGACATCCCCCGGTTCGCCGACGACGAGGGCCCGGGTCGCGGCCTCCAGAGCCTGGAGGAGTTCGGCCTCGCGCTCCCGGACGACAAGGATGCGCCGCCCGGCGGTGCAGCGCTGACCGGCAAAGCCGAAGGCCGCCCGGGCGAGCACTGCGGCTATGGCGGGAATGTCAGCGTCGTGCATCACGACGACAGCGTTGTTGCCGCCCAGTTCGGCCTGGAGAGGCTTGAAGTGAGCCGCACAGGCAAGCGCGAGCTGCCGCCCTGCCGACTCGGATGCAGTGACCGATACGGCCTCGATGCCGGGATGACGCGCCAGCTGCTGCGCGACGCTGCCATCGCCATGCAGCAGACCGACGAGGCCGACCGGCAATGGCGAAGCCGAGAAGGCCTCCACCACGAGTTCCGCCACGGCTGCGCCAAAAAGCGACGGCTTCCAGATCACGGCGTTGCCGAGTACAAGAGCGGGGAACAACTTGCCGATCGGAATGCCTAGCGCGTGATTGAATGGCGTGATCGCGGCGACGGTTCCGATGGGCACGCGGCGTGCCCGGACGTCACCGCCACAGCGTTCCCAGGGGTGCGCGGCGCCGTACTGTCGGATCGCGACACGCGCAAGCTCGATCGCGCGGGCGACTTCGGCACGGGCCTCGGTCAACGGCTTGCCGATATCGCGCACGAGTGCGTCAGCGAGAATGTTGGCACGGTTTTCCAGTGCATCCGCGATCCCGGCAAGGATCTCGCCGCGGACCTCCGGCCGGTGGGCGGCCCACTCGCCCTGCGCCCGGTGCGCGCATTTCACGGCATCGTCCACCTGCTTCGTCGTCGCCGCCGTCACAAACCCGAGAACGGCGTCGAGCCGCGACGGGTTCCGGCGCGTCCACCGACCAACGGACTCCGGCGCGCTGCTGACGCGATGCCCGGGCAGCACCCCCGGCTGCTCTGGCTCGGCTCCGGGCACAGCGTCGGAACGAATGAACCGCACCTGGCGTGCTTCGAGGTAGTTTCGTGTCAGCTCGGCGTACAGCGGGTCGTACGACGCCACGGCATCCTCGATCACGGCGACCCGGAAACCACGCTGGTACGCGCCCAGCGCGGTTTCACGCACACAGGCATGCGTATGCACACCGGCGACCAGTACGGACTCGATTCTCTCCGCGGCAAGCCACGCCGCCAGATCGGGGTTCGAGAACGGATCGAACACGGTCTTCGCAAAGACCGGCTCGCCGGCACCGGGACGGGCCTCGTCAGGTGCTTGGGCACCGAGCGTCGCTTCGACGCAGCACCACACATCGTTCGTGCGCTGGTGCGGCATGCGATTACTGCCGTCCGGTGCGACGCGGGTGTGGACGTGGGCGATCGGCATGCCTGCCGATCGAACCCGTGCCAGCAATCTCGCGACACCGTCCAGCAGCGCGGCACGCGGCGGCGCGAGATCGGAACGGGACAGGTAGTCGTTCTGGACGTCGATCAGCAGCAGGGCAGAGCGGCCTCGCGCCGGTTCGCCGCGGGTACGATCGGCCAAGCTTCAGGCAGCCCTGTGAGCCGCGGCCTCGCGCCCTTCAAGCCGCGCCGACAAAGCTGCGCCGACGGCCCGGCCGAAGTCGCGCGTACCGACCACGGTCGACCCGGGTCCGGCGATATCCGGCGTGCGGATGCCGCGGGCGAGTGTATCGGCGATGGCGTGTTCCACACACGTGGCCTCGGTGTCGAGACCGAAGGCCTCGCGCAGCATCATCGCCAGCGACAGCATCTGCCCTACCGGGTTCGCGCGATCGCTGCCCGCAAGGTCGTGCGCCGCGCCATGGCCGGTCTGAAACACGCCGCGACCTTCCGGCGAGAAATTGCCGGAGAACGACATTCCGCGCGAGCCGAGCAGCACCGCACCGCCATCGGCCATCACATCCCCGAACATGTTCGGGGACACGACCACGTCGAATTGTCTCGGATCGGCAATGAGCTGGTAGACCGCGTTGTCGATCTCCAGTACCTGCATATGCACGCCAGCGGCATCGCAGCGCTCGCTGGCGATCTCTTCCCAGAGCGTGCTGATGGCGGGTACACCGCCGGGCTTGGTCGTAACGGTGACCCGCCCGCGCCGGGTCTGCGCAAGCCGCGCGGCGACATCGACGATGCGCGCGATCTGGGGCTCGCAGTAGCTGAACGCGTGGCGAGCCGTGCGGCCGCCCGCGGGCGCTTGCTCCATCGACCACTCACCCAGGTACATGCCGCCCGTGTTTTCGCGCACCGCAACGATGTCGACCCCCTCAAGCCGCTCGGGCCGAAGCGCGCCGGAGTCGGACAGCACAGGATGCGGGCACAGCGGAGTGAATTTGCAGAATAAATCGAAGCGTGCCCGCAATTCGTACACGAAGCGGTCTCCACCGGCGCCGCAGAACAGCGCGCCGCCGTCGGCGAAGACACCCTCACAGAAAGCGATCACCTCGTCGCTGAGACTCGCGCCATGGCGTGTCACAGCTGGCTTCCCGATCAGTCCGCCGTGTCGCAGTTCGACGCGTACGCCGGCTGCATCCGCGACGCGTTCCAGCAGATCGAGCGCGAGCGGAACGATCTCGGGTCCGATGCCCTCGCCGGCGAGAACCCCGACGACGAGTGACGTCTGACGCTCAGAACCTGGTTGTGGCAATGCGTGGCTGTATCTCATGCAAGCTCGAGGTCGGCAATGGGCGGGAGACCGCTACGGCGTTCTCCGATCGAAGTCCGGGGCTGGCTCCGGGCGATACGGTACCAGCGCGGCGCCATCAGCGGAACCTCGGATGCGATCGCGCCGACGATCGTCCCCAACGAAAACGACACGATCTGCCCTTCACGCCATGAGGCCGTTTCGCGTCGGCCGAAACCATGTCCTGCGCATTTCAATCGGGCCTCGAGCCGGGTCCATTCCCGGGCGAACGCTCGCGCGCGGCGTCCGGCTGGCAACGCGTGGATCCCCGCGGCCACGTCGGCTGCAAAATGCACGTGGGCGACGGCGCCGAGTTCCGGAAAGGCCTGCACCGCTTCGATGTCGACCCCGATCGGCTCGCCACCCGAGATGGCCAGAACGGTCCATCCTCCGGAATGCGATGTATTGAACGCGAGCGGTGCGGGATCACCCAGCATCGGTTTGCCGAAGCGGTTCCGGACGATCCGGATGTCTGCCGGCAGCACACCGAGGTAGCGCGCCAGGATCCCTGCACGCCATGGCGCCACCTCCTGTGCCTCGGCGTCGATCCACCACAGGTGCGGGATTCCGGGTGAAGGTAGACGCGGCATCATAGCCAGCCCAGATCGTGCAGCGCACGCTGGCGCACCTGATCGAGCGCTTCCGACGGCGACGGGTTCGTCGCTTCGCCGGATTCCAATACCGCTGCGAGCCCGGTGGCAGTCGGCGCGGCATAGAACGCCGACAGCGGCAGCCGGCGGTTGCACTCGGCCTCCACACGTGCAAGCACGCGTGCGGCCAGCAGCGAGTGCCCGCCCAGCGCGAAGAAGTCATCGTCGGGGCCGAAGTCGTCGCGCCCGAGCAGTTCGGCGAAGATACGGCCGATGCGGTCAGCAGTACTGCTCGGCGCCAGCAAACGGGCGGGTTGGCTGGTTTGCATGCAGGCCTCTGGACCCAGCGCGCCGCGGTCGACCTTCCCGTTGGCGGCCAGCGGCAGCGAGGAACGTGTCACGAAGGTCGATGGCACCATGTAGCCGGGGAGCTTCTTGCGAAGTTCGTGCCGGATGTCGGCCGCCGTCGCCCCGCGCACCGGCACCACGAAGGCGGTCAGGGATCGTTCGCCGGATGCGTCAGGATGAACCGCTACGGCGGCATCGTGCACTTGGCCGAGGGCGCGCAGTGCCGCCTCGATCGCCTGCACCTCGACCCGATAGCCGCGGATCTTGACGCGGTGATCCGCTCGGCCCACGAGTTGGAGCCGCCCGTCGCCAAGGAAACGTCCGATGTCGCCGCTGCGGTACAGGCGTCCTCCGGGGCGTTCCGGATCCGGCACCGTCGGCAGCGGCACGAGCCGGCCGTTGAGCCAGTATCCGGCGACGAGGCCATCGGCGCCGATGGCGACCTCGCCCGCTGCTCCACCCGGCACGGCGCGCCCGTCCGCGTCGAGCAGCCGCACAGTCTTGCCCGGCGCTACGACGCCGGCGGGCACGGCGTCGGCGTCGGCATCGATCGGCGTGTCGGAAAACAGGATGTTGCGCGCGACCATGCCGGCCTCGCTCATCGAATACCGATGAATGATGCGGCAGTCGTCGGGCAGGAGGCCCCGTGCGGTGCTCACATCCGAGGGGTTCAGCGCGTCTCCAGACAAACCAAGGGCACGCAGGCCGGCAAGCCGCGCGCCGGGTGCGAGCGAGCCCGCCAAGCTGCGAAACAGCGCAACTGGTGAGCGCAGGCAGCTGATCTGCTCATGTTGCAGCCACTCGGCAAGCCAGGTCGGGCCGCTGTGGCGCATGTCGTAGAGATGCAGCGAGGCACCGTTCAGCAACGCGTTGAACGTGTCCGAGATCGCTGCCGGAAAGCATAGTGACGTCAGCAGCGCGAGACGATCGCCACAGTCGATCGGGGTGTCGTCACGATCGGTCAGCGCACGGCGCAGGCTCAGCGACTGGCGCCAGAGCAAGCCCTTCGGCGCCCCGGTCGTGCCGGTCGTGTGAAACACGCCGAGCGGGCTGTCGGGCGAGGCGTCGAGGCCGGGTAACGACGTCTTCGGGAACTCCGGCAGCGTTTCGTCGATGATCACACGGCACGCCGGACCCGTGACCGCGGCGGCATCGGCGGCATGCGCACGATCGGCGATCAACAGATCACTGCCGAGGTTGTCCAGGATCTCGAAATTGCGCTCGGTCGGGAACCCCGGGTCCAGCACCGCGAAGCATCGGCCCGCGTACAAGGTGCCCAGGATCGCGCCGATCAGCTGCACGTCCTGACCGAACATCAACGCAACCGGCTGCCGCGTTCCGACGGGCTGGCGCAGCAACGCACGGGCGATGCGCACCGACTCGGCCTGCAGACGGGCGAAGGTCCACGCGGAGCCGGCGCTCGTCACGGCCAGCGCGTGTGGCATGTACGCCGCGATCTCGGCAATCCGTGCGGGAATCGAACGCTGAGGATCCAGCGGCGGAAGCATGCGGCGGGCTGCGGTCATTGTGTCCGCCATACGGTCAGGCCGGCTGTAGCTGGTCGCTGTCGATCGGCAACCGCTCGGCCGCCGGCGCCATGTATACCCCGCGTTCCACCGTGTCACCCAGCACCACCGCGCCGGCACCGACGACGCAGCGGGGTGCGACCTTCACGCGATTGCGCACCGTCGAATGGATGCCGAAGTAGCAGTACGGTCCGATCTCGACCTGGCCGGCCAGGTGCACACCCGCCGACAGGTGGCAATGGCTGGCGATCACCGTGTGATGGCCGATCAGGCTGCCGGCGCCGATGAACACGTTGTCCCCGATGCGCGCAAAGGGCTGGATGATCACATTCTCGTTGATGCGACAGTTCTCGCCTACGATCAGTCCGTCCCACAGCGACGCCCGGGGATGAACGTAGCTCGCCAGCCGATACCCCATTTCACGCGCCTCCTGGAACCGTTCCGCGCGCAGCCGGTTCACGCGTACGTAGCCGATCGCAATCATGAGTTCGTGTTTATCCGGCGGAAACGCCTGCGCGATGTCGTTCCAGGGTACGACCGGAAGCCCGCAGCACCAGCCGTCGCCAACGAATTCGCGGTCGACGGTGAAACCGGCGATTTCGTAATCGGTATGACGGGAAAACTGGTGGTGCAGCACCTCGGCGACGGCGCCATTACCGAACAGGACAAGCTTGCGGGGCATGATTTTCTGCAGGGTGGAGTCAGGCGGTCTCCAATCTAGCACGGGGGTCACGCTACTTCACGGGATCCCGTACTCACGCTCCCCCCCGACCAGTCGGGCGGTTCCAATGAACCCCTGGAGTCTGCACTCCGCGGGCCAAACTACCACGGATCCCCGATGGGTAACGCCGACCGTGCACGCATGAACAACCGAGGCGCTGCGACCTTGCTTCGACTCGGATCACGGGATCGGCGGACCATACTGGCGCCGCAGACCCAGTCCCGGCATACGCCCCGCCCGCTGCCCGCGCGCGTCCCGGATCAGACGGCCGGCAGGCCGAGCGGACGCGGGCGGCGCCAGAACCGGCGCCAGTCGGCGCGCGCCACCCGAACCCGCGCGGTGCCGGGGTCGTGGATCCGGACCTCGGTCACGGCACCGCGGCGCAGGCGCTCGATGTGCTGGCGCAGGATCTCCTCCGACAGCGAATGCAACAATATTTCCACGCGTTCCGCCGTCGCCGCGGCCGCGAGCGCATCGACCATCACGAGATCGGCGCGCGCGTCGAGCGGATCGGCGGTCCAGTCGACTGCCGCCTGCTCCGCCAGCCACTGCGCGAGCAGCCCGCCACCGGCCACCCGGCGGATCGCCGGTGCGGTGCGCTGCACGCCCGGAGACCAGAACCACAGCCCGTGGACCGGCGTTCGCCCCTGCGCGCTGCGCTCGCGATTGACCGGGTGCTCGAACCAGAGCATCTGCACCGCATTGCCGAGCACCTGCAGCCGGCGGGCCGCGGCGTTCGCGAGGCGCGGCGCCGCCATCGGCCGGCCGAGGCCCGCCGATGGCGGCGGCCCGTCCCAGCCGTCGTCGCCGTCGAATTCCAGTTCGCGGATTCCAGTAAACGCCTCGCGATGCCGGCAGCCGGCTCGCTCAAACTCGGGGAGCGCGGCGTCCCAAAGCGCCCGTGATTCCCCGGCGGTCAGGTCCAGCGCCGCCGACGCGACCAGGTCGTTCAGCCCCGGGGTCAAGCTGACCGGAAACGCCAGCAGGCGCTGCCGATCGCGCTCGCCCCGCGCGTATCCCAGCCGGGCGGCCAGCACCTCTTCCCACCCCCGCTCGCCGCTTTGCTCGAACCGCCCCCGACCGAGCACCCGGGACAGCGTGGGTGGCGTTGGCGCGGCTGGATCTCGTCGTTCCGGAACGTCACACCAAAGCCCCGGGACCAGGATTTCCACCCCCGACATCAGCTGTCACGCCGTTCCCTGTAGGTCAGCGGCGGCTCGGCGCCGTCGCCCTCGTCGGTATAGGGGAACCGGATGTGCCCGTAGCGCAGCACCAGGATCGCGATCGTGATCAGCAGGATTGCCAGCGACACCGCGAGCATCGCCCAGAAATCCATCGCCTTCATGTCGATGATGATGTAACGGGCCAGAGCGACGATCGCGATGTACAGCGGCAGGCGCACCGGCAACCGGCCCGACTTGAGATAAATCCCGACCATCGCGAGCACTTCCAGGAAGATGAACAGCAGCAGGAGGTCCGCCAGCGTAACCTCGAGGGCGCGCACCATCAGCGCGATTTCCTGCAGGATCGCGATCACCGTCGCGACCGCGATCACGGCCAGCACCGCGACCTCGGTCACATGCAACGCCCTTTTGCCGGTTTTCTGGAAGTCGATCATTGCCCCCCCTTTGCACATGCCCGTGACGGCGGTCGACGATCGTCAGCCGCCCAAGACCACAGTGTAGCGTGCGCGTCTGCACCGGATCCTGCAGCGGCAGCCCGGACCTGACGCTCAGCGGCTTCGCTTCGTGCCGCCGCGCACCCGCTTGCCACCTGCACGCGGGCGCGCACCGGGCCGCCCGCGACCGGCGCGAGCGGCGCGCGGGCGCGGCAGTCCGGCGGCGGTGTAGAGCGCCGCCACCTCCTCCGCGGCGAGATCCCGGAACCTGCCGGCGCGCAGGCCGTGGCCCAGCGCCACGGGTCCGTAGCGGATCCGGATCAGGCGGCTGACGGTGCATCCCGCGGCCTCCCAGAGGCGGCGCACCAGACGGTTCCGGCCTTCGGCGACCGTGACGTGAAACCAGCGATTCGCGCCCTCGCCTCCGGCCTCGGCCAGCGTCTCGAAACGCGCCGGTCCGTCCTCCAGTTCGATTCCGGCCAGCAGTCTCTGCAGGGTCTCGGCCGGAACCGCCCCCAACACGC is a window from the Thioalkalivibrio paradoxus ARh 1 genome containing:
- a CDS encoding aldehyde dehydrogenase family protein, whose protein sequence is MADRTRGEPARGRSALLLIDVQNDYLSRSDLAPPRAALLDGVARLLARVRSAGMPIAHVHTRVAPDGSNRMPHQRTNDVWCCVEATLGAQAPDEARPGAGEPVFAKTVFDPFSNPDLAAWLAAERIESVLVAGVHTHACVRETALGAYQRGFRVAVIEDAVASYDPLYAELTRNYLEARQVRFIRSDAVPGAEPEQPGVLPGHRVSSAPESVGRWTRRNPSRLDAVLGFVTAATTKQVDDAVKCAHRAQGEWAAHRPEVRGEILAGIADALENRANILADALVRDIGKPLTEARAEVARAIELARVAIRQYGAAHPWERCGGDVRARRVPIGTVAAITPFNHALGIPIGKLFPALVLGNAVIWKPSLFGAAVAELVVEAFSASPLPVGLVGLLHGDGSVAQQLARHPGIEAVSVTASESAGRQLALACAAHFKPLQAELGGNNAVVVMHDADIPAIAAVLARAAFGFAGQRCTAGRRILVVREREAELLQALEAATRALVVGEPGDVSTEVGPLVSAEARDAIADVVTRALEGGAGVVCGGIVPRGLDHGAWYAPTLLRNVAPETRIFREESFGPVALVSTVRDFDEALTLVNAVPQGLVATLYSDDPHLQERFLTEVRAGLLKINCPPAGVHAEAPFGGWKASGLGPPEHGRWDAEFYTRVQAIYGITGPPKD
- a CDS encoding isocitrate/isopropylmalate family dehydrogenase, which translates into the protein MRYSHALPQPGSERQTSLVVGVLAGEGIGPEIVPLALDLLERVADAAGVRVELRHGGLIGKPAVTRHGASLSDEVIAFCEGVFADGGALFCGAGGDRFVYELRARFDLFCKFTPLCPHPVLSDSGALRPERLEGVDIVAVRENTGGMYLGEWSMEQAPAGGRTARHAFSYCEPQIARIVDVAARLAQTRRGRVTVTTKPGGVPAISTLWEEIASERCDAAGVHMQVLEIDNAVYQLIADPRQFDVVVSPNMFGDVMADGGAVLLGSRGMSFSGNFSPEGRGVFQTGHGAAHDLAGSDRANPVGQMLSLAMMLREAFGLDTEATCVEHAIADTLARGIRTPDIAGPGSTVVGTRDFGRAVGAALSARLEGREAAAHRAA
- a CDS encoding 4'-phosphopantetheinyl transferase family protein, giving the protein MMPRLPSPGIPHLWWIDAEAQEVAPWRAGILARYLGVLPADIRIVRNRFGKPMLGDPAPLAFNTSHSGGWTVLAISGGEPIGVDIEAVQAFPELGAVAHVHFAADVAAGIHALPAGRRARAFAREWTRLEARLKCAGHGFGRRETASWREGQIVSFSLGTIVGAIASEVPLMAPRWYRIARSQPRTSIGERRSGLPPIADLELA
- a CDS encoding non-ribosomal peptide synthetase, translated to MTAARRMLPPLDPQRSIPARIAEIAAYMPHALAVTSAGSAWTFARLQAESVRIARALLRQPVGTRQPVALMFGQDVQLIGAILGTLYAGRCFAVLDPGFPTERNFEILDNLGSDLLIADRAHAADAAAVTGPACRVIIDETLPEFPKTSLPGLDASPDSPLGVFHTTGTTGAPKGLLWRQSLSLRRALTDRDDTPIDCGDRLALLTSLCFPAAISDTFNALLNGASLHLYDMRHSGPTWLAEWLQHEQISCLRSPVALFRSLAGSLAPGARLAGLRALGLSGDALNPSDVSTARGLLPDDCRIIHRYSMSEAGMVARNILFSDTPIDADADAVPAGVVAPGKTVRLLDADGRAVPGGAAGEVAIGADGLVAGYWLNGRLVPLPTVPDPERPGGRLYRSGDIGRFLGDGRLQLVGRADHRVKIRGYRVEVQAIEAALRALGQVHDAAVAVHPDASGERSLTAFVVPVRGATAADIRHELRKKLPGYMVPSTFVTRSSLPLAANGKVDRGALGPEACMQTSQPARLLAPSSTADRIGRIFAELLGRDDFGPDDDFFALGGHSLLAARVLARVEAECNRRLPLSAFYAAPTATGLAAVLESGEATNPSPSEALDQVRQRALHDLGWL
- a CDS encoding acetyltransferase — protein: MPRKLVLFGNGAVAEVLHHQFSRHTDYEIAGFTVDREFVGDGWCCGLPVVPWNDIAQAFPPDKHELMIAIGYVRVNRLRAERFQEAREMGYRLASYVHPRASLWDGLIVGENCRINENVIIQPFARIGDNVFIGAGSLIGHHTVIASHCHLSAGVHLAGQVEIGPYCYFGIHSTVRNRVKVAPRCVVGAGAVVLGDTVERGVYMAPAAERLPIDSDQLQPA
- a CDS encoding phosphate-starvation-inducible protein PsiE, encoding MIDFQKTGKRALHVTEVAVLAVIAVATVIAILQEIALMVRALEVTLADLLLLFIFLEVLAMVGIYLKSGRLPVRLPLYIAIVALARYIIIDMKAMDFWAMLAVSLAILLITIAILVLRYGHIRFPYTDEGDGAEPPLTYRERRDS
- the rluB gene encoding 23S rRNA pseudouridine(2605) synthase RluB; the protein is MAERLQKYLAARGLGSRREIEVWIANGEVMINGRVAALGDQVQAGDEIRVRGRVLRGEDRPHRWIAYHKPEGEICSRSDPEGRSTVFSALPRLRGQRWVSVGRLDLNTSGLLLFTTDGDLAHALMHPAQALVREYAVRVLGAVPAETLQRLLAGIELEDGPARFETLAEAGGEGANRWFHVTVAEGRNRLVRRLWEAAGCTVSRLIRIRYGPVALGHGLRAGRFRDLAAEEVAALYTAAGLPRPRAARAGRGRPGARPRAGGKRVRGGTKRSR